The genomic DNA CTAAACCGAAAAATTCTGGATGGCTTAAAACATCGAAGATCATAAGGCCAATgggaaaattattcaaaataacaaataatctGAAAATGACGTAACGAAAATATCTCGGGAATATGCAAAGAAGGATCTGTTATAAAGCATGCGGCAAATCTAATGATTACAGATCTTACCCAAGTTTACAAGCAACCTTCACGGTGCAGGCGGCTACCCTCATGCATGACCGCCACATGTACAAAAAGCAAAGCTACCTACTCTAACCGGCCCGGCTAACCAATCAacagatgagagagaaatatgatcgttgtcatatttcccatATAAAAGGGAGCCAAAGGCATTGAAGAAACAACAACGCGCGAGCAATCATTCCAGCATTCACCTAATCAAACCTGAAAAGCATCTGAGTTCATACAGTCTTCTTGATCAAAAGTAAAACAGTTGTAAACGTTAAATATTCTGTgaaaaagtgtattacaatactgtgtgagtattgtaaaaTGTGTATCGAGCAATAAATAAGACTCAATAATATTGTGGTGTGTAATATTctattagtgaatatccttctcactgtttgagaagaaagggtgacgtgtgagagtttactccgaacatccataaaattctgtCTCGTGTTCTTCATTATTTTCCAGCTATACTATCAACCTAACCGAATCATTAATCACTCCAACCGAACCGAATTATCACCTTATTAACCCAACCGAATTTCCTCAGTCTAACCGATTTCTCTACTCTACCTTCTCTAACCGaattgtgtgtgttgcttcaagttgaaacagacacttctgccattgaactcggttcaagagtttgacAATTTGCACTACCATAGAAGAAGGCGGACTAGGAATACAAAGTtatgttgaatggaacaaagccctcaccatcaagagcttatgggagttggagcaaaaagtGGACTCcttatgggtcaaatgggtgcatacaagatttatgaaagaagagcagagtatctAGACACGAAACATCAATGagagaatggcatggtcattgaagaaaaatcataaaaacaagaaaaaatgcctttcaaatggtgaaaaccacaattggaaatggaagaggggtactattctggcatgatccttggctggataatattcccattatattcaaagaagaaatgcaaggaaacagagttagaagagaatacatcaagtactcatttagagacgtctatgaaggtaaatgtgattcacttttgagtcgtattccagaaggtgatagaatcctaaacctaatgaggcagaagcaacttaatgatgaaatatgctggaaaatagaaagcaatgagaagtttattacagaaaaggcatgggaaatggttagaacaagaggacaggaggtagattggcataatgtggtatggtctcaaaagattattcctcatcaccaatttattctctggctggtatacaggaaaaggttgacaacaaaagacagaattcgaaaatacataaacattcctgatatcaactgtgttctatgttcgggagttgaggaaaacataaaccatttatttggggaatgctcttttgtaatacaaatctggaggatgtatgctgcaaacatgaacatcatcaactttctaAGAATATGgaaagaaatccaagagtggatgaagaataaagcaaaaggaagatccttctatgtaagtatgttgaaatgctattttggtgcagtaatctacaatatctggaaagaaagaaattcaagaactcacagtggaagaagtagaaccgctgaagatatttggagagatataacttcagatggaaatgcactcattcaatcctgaaGAGGAATCGaaaagaatgaagagaatagaaagctctacCAGATATGgaatatttcgtttgagaaggtcacaagtagaataaaagtaaaaatgctataggctctaattgattattgttattgtctgtaattcaattattgtttcattgtcaaatctagaaattgtgtagatttgatcttaaacttttgtatttttttccctcttttgagttttttttaatgaaatggtacTAAGCTGTTTTCCCCCCCAAAAAATAAACGGttctaatctctaaccggattagtgcCAATTGGTAtttcacttaattaattttttaatatataataattatataatgtttatttatattatttttttctaactaaatttattttaaaaaaatattaaatattttttgtgttttatatttatatatattttatattccgtaaagtaatatatatatatatatatttaagagagaaaaaaaataattaaaaagaagaaataattgatgacatcatatatatatatatatatatatatatatatatatatatatatatatatatatatatatatatatatatatatatatatatatatatatatatatatatatatatatatatataattgagagAGAGAGGGGGTAAAAAAGAGGAGAGAATTGAtgatatcattatatatatatatatatatatttttttttttgttttttaaataattatttttcaaattatctataataaatttatcaactaaattatttaaattattaattaaatatcatattgtAATTACTTTCtttgtaaaaaaatgaaatataaaatgttatattaattatttaatataaaataataatatatattgattaaaagtttaagtttataatattctAGGATTGTCTAAATAATCAAGATTTACTAAATATTTACAACTCaatatgtaatatttttcatttaattaatttttcaaaatataataattttataatatttatttatattatttttttcctaactaaatatatttttaaaaatatatatatataataaaagaaaaaaataattaaaaaagagtagttaagaaagaaaagatataattgatgacatcattatatatatatattttaagaaaaaaaaagagagaattgatgacatcattttctatatatatatatatatatattgtttttaaataataattttttcatgatttaaaataactttatcaATTAAActctataaattattaattaaatatcatattgcAAATACTgtctttgtaaaaaaatatatatataaaatgttatattaattatttaacataaaataataataaatatattgattaaaaaattttaagtttataatattttaggattgtctaaataatcaatcaagatcttctaaatatttaaaaagtcaaTGTTAATTATGTCATCTCTAtgtaatattttcaattttattattacgaAGAAGATTACTACAATCTTCTTACGTTCTATATAAGTGTGTGAGGAATTAGAGATATTGgtaaagagagagagattgatgGAAGCTAAAGATACAGTCATGTTGAATATTGTGATGTTTCCATGGCTGGCTCACGGTCACGTCTCTCCATTCTTAGAGCTAGCCAAACGGATTGGAAAAAGAAACCTTACAATTCATCTATGTTCTACAAAGGTCATTCTTGACTCTATTAAGAAAAGAGTAAATCAAATCGACCATCCCTTCCTCCATTTCATAGAACTACAACTTCCATATCCTCCCGAGCTTCCTCCACACCACCATACAACCAATGGACTCCCTCTCCACCTCAACTATACACTCATGAAAGCCCTTGACAATTCAAGTCCCGCATTCTCTACCATACTCCAACAAATCAAGCCAGATCTAGTTATATATGATCTCCAGCAGCCATGGGTTCCAGAACTTACCGCTTCTCTCTCCATTCCTGCTGTTATGTTCCACATCACCAGTGTTGCCACACTTTGTCATGGCCTACACTCGACGATCAAACAAGGGGTCGAATTCCCATTCCCGGAACTGAATCCTCAAGACTCATATTGGGTCAAAAAATATGTTCAGGAAATGAAATCCGCAGAAACTAATGATAAAGAAAGGGTGTCTAACCTTTTCTCATACTTGAGATCTTCAGAAATAGTCTTATCAAAGACTTTCGGGGAGATTGATGAAAGATACGTGGACTATACGTCATCGATCTTAGGGAAAAGAGTCATTTCCACAGGCCCGTTGGTTAAAGATGGTGCAGAAGGTGACGCAATAAGTGAAAGCGGCAAACATGTAATGGAGTGGTTGGataagaaagagaaagggtCCACGGTCCTGGTGTCGTTCGGATCCGAATGCTACCTGtcaaaagaagagagagaagagatgGCATACGGATTGGAACAAAGCACTGTAAATTTCATATGGGTAATTCAGTTTCCATTTGAGGAAAGGATTAGTGTTGAAGAATCTGTTCCTGAAGGTTTTCTTAAAAGGGTCGGTGAAAGAGGGCTAGTGGTTGACAAATGGGTTCCTCAAGCAAGGATCTTAGCACATGAAAACACTGGAGGTTTTATAACCCATTGCGGTTGGAGTTCGGTAACTGAGGCAATAGGATTTGGGGTACCAATCATTGCTATGCCTGTGCAATACGACCAGCCGATCAATGTTAGGTTAGTCGTGAACGCTGGCGTTGGGTTGGAGGTCTTTAGAACTGAGGATGAAGGGTTCAATAGAACAGAGATAGCACGAGTGACTAGAGAAATTGTATTGGAGGATAAAGGGGAGGAGATAAGAAAGAAAGTAAGATATCTGAAAGAGAAATTTATTAAGGAAGGGGATGATCGAGAGATAGATCTACTTGTTAAGGAATTGATTGGAATTTGTAGGAAACGCAACTGATCTTGATAATGTTGTTGTGTTTGGGTAGATGATAATAAATGATCACAACTGATTAAGAGAATATTTTAAGgttgtttcaaaatattttagtttgaataaATTGATTTGGCAATATTTGAATGTCAAACTGTTAAAATAGGCTTCTAGTATTGAAGTGATTAGtctttatttgaattatctaAAAGTtagtgattaattaatttataactatATTTATCA from Impatiens glandulifera chromosome 9, dImpGla2.1, whole genome shotgun sequence includes the following:
- the LOC124915887 gene encoding UDP-glucosyltransferase 29-like, translated to MEAKDTVMLNIVMFPWLAHGHVSPFLELAKRIGKRNLTIHLCSTKVILDSIKKRVNQIDHPFLHFIELQLPYPPELPPHHHTTNGLPLHLNYTLMKALDNSSPAFSTILQQIKPDLVIYDLQQPWVPELTASLSIPAVMFHITSVATLCHGLHSTIKQGVEFPFPELNPQDSYWVKKYVQEMKSAETNDKERVSNLFSYLRSSEIVLSKTFGEIDERYVDYTSSILGKRVISTGPLVKDGAEGDAISESGKHVMEWLDKKEKGSTVLVSFGSECYLSKEEREEMAYGLEQSTVNFIWVIQFPFEERISVEESVPEGFLKRVGERGLVVDKWVPQARILAHENTGGFITHCGWSSVTEAIGFGVPIIAMPVQYDQPINVRLVVNAGVGLEVFRTEDEGFNRTEIARVTREIVLEDKGEEIRKKVRYLKEKFIKEGDDREIDLLVKELIGICRKRN